One genomic window of Cupriavidus sp. P-10 includes the following:
- a CDS encoding flagellar brake protein, whose protein sequence is MRRSADPESTLASLVSLVLQDLAWLSCEVTIRVHGGYAITTKLLKVDPANRTFVFDGCRTDAEREVLLASGQLDFSTILRGAETAFLVEDPQVINFQGRQALAAAFPLRIRCAERRRHPRAPVPASLRFICDLPLQNGERLRLEIGDVSQSGLGLRAQESDIRRLPIGTVVRGCKLELGQQRLQDLTLQVAGCGLQWQGRSVMHILGCAFVSLPLHQQTVLQRLVYQIERARRA, encoded by the coding sequence ATGAGGCGAAGCGCCGATCCGGAATCAACGCTCGCCTCCCTAGTTAGTCTCGTGCTCCAGGATCTCGCTTGGCTCAGTTGTGAGGTGACAATACGCGTACACGGTGGCTACGCTATTACCACGAAGCTGCTGAAGGTTGACCCGGCGAACAGAACGTTTGTCTTCGATGGCTGCCGCACCGATGCAGAGCGCGAAGTTTTGCTTGCCTCGGGGCAACTCGATTTCTCCACCATATTGCGAGGCGCAGAGACTGCTTTTTTGGTAGAAGATCCGCAGGTCATTAATTTTCAGGGTAGACAAGCGTTGGCAGCTGCCTTCCCGCTGCGAATCCGCTGTGCTGAACGTCGGCGGCATCCCCGTGCACCTGTGCCGGCTTCTTTGCGGTTTATCTGCGACCTGCCACTTCAGAACGGTGAGCGGTTGAGACTGGAAATTGGGGACGTGTCACAATCCGGCCTCGGTCTGCGAGCGCAAGAAAGCGACATCCGTCGGTTACCAATCGGCACGGTAGTGAGAGGCTGCAAGCTGGAACTTGGTCAGCAGCGCTTGCAAGATCTTACGCTCCAGGTAGCTGGATGCGGCTTGCAGTGGCAGGGTCGAAGTGTGATGCACATACTCGGCTGCGCCTTTGTCTCGCTCCCACTTCATCAGCAGACCGTCTTACAGCGACTGGTCTACCAAATCGAACGCGCACGCCGGGCATGA
- a CDS encoding RES family NAD+ phosphorylase, with protein MTFSAEELGCPLPPADLADRRLATKTLDLEKIALWRIHRAHLDPIYYNRRAPGVTHYRFDAAGGEFGVLYAAPSFAACMAEAVIRERFQGQRLPLMLDEHELSSRCVCRLALTDRRPLVLADLTGVLTALGMDARVFSVTDYLGPNLWSSALHAAFPRIDGLYFQSRLAGEPSVAIFDDRAQLVPASTPTPLFDFPELGPYLTANQIGLAPSDDDWTSNA; from the coding sequence ATGACCTTTAGCGCAGAAGAATTGGGTTGCCCGCTGCCGCCGGCCGACTTGGCTGACCGACGGCTTGCCACAAAGACACTCGATCTCGAGAAAATAGCGCTCTGGCGGATCCATCGCGCGCATCTGGACCCTATTTACTACAATCGCCGCGCGCCGGGCGTAACCCATTACCGGTTCGATGCGGCAGGCGGCGAGTTCGGCGTCCTCTATGCAGCTCCCAGCTTTGCCGCGTGCATGGCCGAAGCAGTCATTCGGGAGCGTTTCCAGGGACAACGTCTGCCGCTAATGCTCGATGAGCATGAACTGAGCAGCCGATGCGTTTGCAGGCTCGCCTTGACCGATCGCCGGCCTCTCGTACTCGCTGATCTTACCGGTGTGCTGACCGCCCTTGGCATGGACGCTCGAGTGTTTTCGGTCACCGACTACCTTGGCCCGAACCTGTGGAGTTCGGCATTGCATGCGGCATTTCCTCGGATCGATGGCTTGTATTTTCAGTCGCGCCTGGCGGGCGAGCCCAGCGTCGCGATCTTCGATGACCGTGCCCAGCTGGTACCAGCAAGTACCCCAACTCCGCTGTTCGACTTTCCCGAGTTGGGCCCCTATCTGACGGCCAATCAAATTGGCCTAGCGCCAAGCGACGACGATTGGACGTCGAACGCCTAG
- a CDS encoding fumarate hydratase, whose product MVAATKATKVSAVSKNKSAAKKVAVPTKKASVLAREAQAAKKSLLKLRADTKKAIEAAKREVAQAVEAARSALRFEKQAAKDKLAAKKAKTAGAKKATGKATATKAAPKKAVTGSKAPAKAAPKKAAVKAVTKKRTPAKTVVPTVATPEVSV is encoded by the coding sequence ATGGTCGCTGCAACGAAAGCAACGAAGGTCAGTGCAGTCTCGAAGAACAAGTCTGCCGCCAAGAAGGTGGCCGTGCCAACGAAAAAGGCCAGCGTGCTCGCACGTGAGGCTCAGGCAGCGAAAAAGAGCCTGCTGAAGCTGCGCGCCGACACCAAGAAGGCCATTGAGGCGGCAAAGCGCGAAGTTGCGCAGGCGGTGGAAGCCGCAAGGTCCGCGCTTCGCTTCGAGAAGCAAGCCGCAAAGGACAAGCTGGCGGCGAAGAAGGCAAAGACTGCGGGCGCCAAGAAGGCCACTGGCAAAGCAACCGCCACGAAGGCGGCCCCGAAAAAGGCTGTGACCGGTAGCAAAGCCCCTGCAAAAGCTGCGCCGAAGAAGGCCGCAGTGAAAGCCGTGACGAAGAAGCGGACTCCCGCAAAGACAGTGGTTCCGACCGTGGCGACACCCGAAGTTTCGGTGTGA
- a CDS encoding bifunctional diguanylate cyclase/phosphodiesterase codes for MRQLLARMRGTLGRLGSRTITAGTVLLGVLTTAVVYAFCTDLLEKDVRLRFENDAGDVVQQIDTRIRLYTDVLVTMQALFGASDHVSRSEFRDFVSGLNLPQRYPGFQTLNYAPYVPASEIDAFVARQRSDPILREAGVTFHIRPPGQRPGHFVLTYVEPLDINVASIGIDMGAEPRRLAALERARDTGQSVSSGRLIFSEAKNPHVGIALRLPVYRKVPNLDSVEARRAAYVGSVGAGIRVADLLKDLVSNENLRWVRFRVYDAGDFAAPAAAPSATNLLYDSQTGMPKPGLGRAVEQSAAETAAEGQAEPIARPHDLIKNVDRNFGGRRWVIAFAADPRALGGPQRYLRMLVIVSGGVISVLLGWLAYALSSSRARAVAVADQMTHSLRESQVALAEAQQIAQLGDWRIDFGKGSAHFSREMARLLAWRGHKPTPNTLFQAIETSHRTVLRERMEAALLDGQPFEFECPYRSQRGRRGWLHLICHAPGAATKGTALRGTAQDISQRKSAEQARAQEHQITLHLATANSEVEVLEDIVHTLLEGMEWEAGAFWPSDNNEGSKLPQVCLSRVKAFDPWLAARPVRPTAASALQAPEWYAGLHDVARHSQAGWLATGGIRTVFAFPLSRGHVTLGVVELYSRTKRSPDVHALAMASGIASQTGHFLLRRQAEENLRFIANHDALTGLPNRLMFREEFDKSLTRARAAGQSLHVIFVDLDEFKVVNDTIGHNAGDTVLREIADRLREGLPDVELITRFGGDEFVVLLDPKGDSTVLGRTIANIQAVMAPGFLVNDSEMRMTASIGISSFPQDGDDWQTLLKHADLAMYGAKQLGKNGYQFYCSGMSTSLQRRIDMESHLHRALEQDEFVLYYQPRIALATESCTAIEALIRWRHPELGLVMPADFIPFAEESGAIVEIGAWALREACRQNAAWRAQGLPPVRVSVNLSARQFADKSLRLTIIDALRQAGLPGNSLELELTESMVMRDAEQASNWLSRLKRTGVRLAIDDFGTGYSSLAYLSRFPIDTVKIDRSFVRYVPESRSDTQITSAVIGLGHRLGLEVVAEGVENEAQLDFLRREGCDEVQGYYFSHPLPPAKITAFLASCMENGPAFERGQQPMRA; via the coding sequence TTGCGCCAGTTGCTTGCGCGCATGCGGGGAACGCTTGGTCGCCTTGGGTCGCGGACCATCACGGCGGGCACGGTTCTGCTTGGTGTGCTGACGACGGCCGTCGTCTATGCGTTCTGCACAGATCTGCTGGAGAAGGACGTCCGGCTTCGTTTTGAGAACGATGCGGGCGACGTCGTCCAGCAGATCGATACACGGATCCGGCTCTATACGGATGTGCTGGTCACGATGCAGGCACTTTTTGGTGCCAGCGACCATGTTTCGCGCAGTGAGTTTCGAGATTTTGTCAGTGGCTTGAACCTGCCGCAGCGCTACCCAGGGTTCCAGACCCTCAACTACGCGCCTTATGTGCCGGCGTCCGAGATCGACGCCTTTGTCGCCCGGCAGCGCAGCGATCCGATCCTGCGCGAAGCGGGCGTGACGTTCCACATCCGCCCGCCCGGCCAGCGGCCAGGACACTTCGTACTGACCTACGTCGAGCCACTGGACATTAACGTCGCGTCGATCGGCATCGACATGGGGGCTGAACCTCGCCGTCTCGCGGCGCTGGAGCGAGCGCGCGATACCGGGCAATCAGTGAGCAGCGGCCGTCTGATTTTCAGCGAAGCCAAAAACCCCCATGTAGGCATCGCCCTGCGCCTGCCGGTGTACCGCAAAGTGCCGAACCTGGACTCAGTGGAAGCACGCCGCGCCGCTTATGTTGGTTCGGTCGGTGCAGGCATTCGCGTAGCTGATTTGCTGAAGGACCTGGTCAGCAATGAGAACCTGCGCTGGGTCAGGTTCCGTGTTTACGATGCTGGGGACTTTGCGGCGCCGGCCGCTGCTCCATCAGCTACCAACCTCCTCTATGACAGCCAGACCGGGATGCCAAAGCCTGGCCTTGGCCGCGCCGTCGAGCAGTCTGCTGCCGAGACAGCCGCGGAGGGGCAAGCGGAACCGATCGCTCGCCCGCATGACTTGATCAAGAACGTGGACCGGAACTTCGGCGGACGTCGGTGGGTGATCGCATTCGCTGCCGACCCACGCGCGCTTGGTGGTCCGCAGCGCTACTTGCGGATGCTTGTGATAGTTTCAGGCGGGGTCATCAGCGTGCTCCTAGGCTGGCTGGCCTATGCCTTGTCCAGTTCGCGAGCACGCGCCGTCGCGGTGGCCGACCAAATGACGCACAGCTTGCGCGAGAGCCAGGTAGCGCTCGCCGAGGCGCAGCAGATTGCCCAACTGGGCGACTGGCGCATTGACTTTGGCAAAGGGAGCGCCCATTTTTCGCGGGAAATGGCGCGCTTGCTTGCTTGGCGCGGCCACAAGCCGACCCCGAACACACTCTTCCAGGCGATCGAGACCAGCCATCGTACGGTGCTGCGCGAGAGGATGGAAGCCGCTTTGCTTGACGGACAGCCGTTCGAGTTCGAATGCCCCTATCGTTCACAACGGGGACGGCGGGGTTGGTTGCACCTCATTTGCCACGCGCCTGGCGCTGCGACGAAAGGTACCGCCTTGCGCGGTACCGCACAGGACATCAGCCAGCGTAAGTCAGCCGAGCAAGCTCGCGCTCAGGAGCATCAAATTACCCTGCACCTTGCCACGGCCAACAGTGAAGTCGAAGTACTGGAGGACATCGTTCACACGCTGCTTGAGGGTATGGAGTGGGAGGCTGGGGCGTTTTGGCCAAGCGACAACAACGAGGGGTCGAAGCTGCCTCAGGTGTGCCTGAGCCGCGTTAAGGCGTTCGACCCGTGGCTCGCTGCGCGGCCCGTTCGCCCAACGGCTGCTTCGGCTCTGCAGGCGCCGGAATGGTATGCGGGGCTTCATGACGTTGCGCGGCATTCGCAAGCCGGCTGGCTCGCTACAGGCGGGATCCGTACGGTTTTCGCTTTTCCTCTGAGCAGGGGGCACGTGACACTTGGCGTCGTTGAGCTCTATTCCCGGACCAAGCGCAGCCCCGATGTGCACGCGCTGGCGATGGCCAGTGGCATTGCCAGCCAGACTGGGCACTTCCTACTGAGGCGCCAGGCTGAGGAGAATCTGCGTTTTATTGCCAACCACGATGCCCTCACTGGGCTACCCAATAGGCTGATGTTCAGGGAGGAGTTCGATAAGTCGCTGACACGTGCCCGCGCCGCCGGGCAGTCCCTCCATGTGATTTTTGTCGACCTGGATGAATTCAAGGTCGTTAATGACACGATCGGGCACAACGCCGGTGACACGGTGCTGCGCGAAATAGCCGACCGGCTTCGCGAAGGCTTGCCCGATGTAGAGTTGATCACTCGCTTCGGTGGCGATGAATTTGTCGTGCTGCTGGACCCAAAGGGCGACTCGACGGTTCTCGGCCGGACCATCGCCAACATTCAGGCTGTGATGGCGCCCGGTTTTCTCGTCAATGATTCCGAAATGCGCATGACCGCAAGCATCGGTATCAGTTCATTCCCCCAGGACGGCGACGACTGGCAGACACTGCTCAAGCATGCCGACCTGGCCATGTACGGGGCCAAGCAGCTTGGCAAGAACGGCTATCAGTTCTACTGCAGCGGCATGAGCACCTCGTTGCAGCGGCGTATCGATATGGAATCGCACCTGCACCGCGCGCTCGAGCAGGACGAATTTGTGCTCTATTACCAGCCACGCATAGCGCTCGCAACGGAAAGCTGCACCGCGATCGAAGCACTGATTCGGTGGCGCCACCCCGAGCTTGGTTTAGTCATGCCCGCAGATTTCATTCCCTTCGCTGAGGAAAGCGGCGCGATTGTCGAAATCGGCGCATGGGCATTGCGCGAAGCCTGCCGCCAGAACGCTGCATGGCGCGCCCAGGGGCTACCGCCGGTGCGGGTTTCGGTCAATCTATCGGCGCGTCAGTTTGCCGACAAGTCGCTTCGGCTTACCATCATCGACGCCTTGCGTCAGGCAGGCCTGCCCGGCAACTCACTGGAACTGGAATTGACGGAAAGCATGGTCATGCGCGATGCCGAACAGGCGTCAAACTGGTTGTCGCGACTGAAGCGTACGGGCGTGCGGCTGGCAATCGACGACTTCGGTACCGGTTATTCCTCGCTCGCCTACCTGAGCCGTTTCCCGATCGATACGGTCAAGATCGATCGCAGCTTCGTTCGGTATGTACCGGAAAGCCGCAGCGACACGCAGATCACCAGCGCCGTGATTGGCCTCGGTCACCGGCTCGGCCTAGAAGTCGTCGCCGAAGGTGTTGAGAACGAGGCGCAGCTCGATTTCCTGCGTCGCGAGGGCTGCGACGAAGTACAGGGCTACTACTTCAGCCATCCGTTGCCGCCGGCGAAGATCACTGCCTTCCTCGCCAGCTGCATGGAAAATGGCCCCGCTTTTGAGCGCGGTCAGCAACCGATGCGCGCGTAA
- a CDS encoding glycine-rich domain-containing protein produces the protein MQDRTVQSMWEAIDTLNFSRMKAKLLHQQHRDWTMESLEEAEGGYRQFLKLAAKYPETPAVPSELVDAFWHAHILDTRRYADDCVRIFGYILHHDPYVGIDGPEDEARLMAMAATSDALNMREFGSPLTSSAYCARAATDNAAYCARMAKETNAAYCARMAERQDAAYCARLAGTDDLVSQGRALAPRPAYCALTSPRTVAC, from the coding sequence ATGCAAGACCGTACCGTGCAATCCATGTGGGAAGCCATCGACACGCTCAATTTTTCGAGGATGAAGGCTAAGCTGCTGCATCAGCAGCATCGTGACTGGACGATGGAATCCTTGGAGGAGGCCGAGGGCGGCTACCGTCAGTTTCTGAAGCTGGCCGCGAAGTATCCGGAAACGCCGGCGGTGCCCAGCGAATTGGTCGATGCGTTCTGGCATGCCCATATCCTGGATACCAGGCGCTATGCCGATGACTGCGTCCGCATCTTCGGATACATCCTGCATCACGATCCCTATGTTGGTATTGATGGCCCGGAAGACGAGGCTCGTCTGATGGCAATGGCAGCGACCAGCGATGCGCTGAACATGCGCGAGTTCGGCAGCCCTCTCACCTCCTCGGCTTACTGCGCTCGCGCCGCGACGGACAACGCCGCGTATTGTGCGCGCATGGCCAAGGAGACGAATGCCGCGTACTGCGCGCGCATGGCCGAACGGCAGGATGCCGCCTACTGTGCAAGGCTAGCGGGGACTGACGATCTCGTCTCTCAAGGTCGCGCGCTCGCCCCCCGGCCGGCCTATTGCGCGCTAACATCGCCTCGGACTGTGGCTTGCTGA
- a CDS encoding integrase, producing MALVNDASREVALSVEVQHELDAALGRIVRIFAKPNRPFRERRSVAAGEPVAHAGEAAHTDPLQAARERGRLAAAREWEQPENLSLKDAALYAGRSDRAINQDRQGGRLYALVLPGRERGFRYPSWQFHVDSERLAAVLAPFVAAGASSWVIHNFLHRPQESLEGRTPADWIADAVAPIDAVVRLVDARYRDEQGAA from the coding sequence GTGGCTCTCGTCAACGACGCGTCGCGTGAGGTCGCATTGTCTGTCGAGGTCCAGCACGAATTGGATGCTGCACTTGGCAGGATCGTTCGGATCTTTGCGAAGCCGAATCGTCCTTTCCGCGAACGTCGTTCTGTTGCTGCCGGAGAGCCTGTGGCACATGCGGGCGAGGCTGCACATACCGATCCGCTGCAGGCGGCGCGTGAACGTGGTCGACTGGCAGCCGCACGGGAGTGGGAGCAGCCGGAAAACCTGTCTCTTAAGGACGCCGCGCTTTATGCGGGTCGTTCGGACCGCGCCATCAACCAGGACCGGCAGGGGGGGCGGCTCTACGCGCTCGTGCTGCCGGGTCGCGAGCGAGGGTTTCGCTATCCGTCGTGGCAGTTCCACGTCGATTCCGAGCGGCTGGCCGCTGTGCTTGCACCGTTCGTGGCGGCGGGAGCGAGCAGTTGGGTCATCCATAACTTTCTGCATCGCCCGCAAGAAAGCCTAGAGGGGCGCACGCCGGCGGATTGGATCGCCGACGCAGTGGCCCCGATAGACGCCGTTGTGCGGCTCGTCGACGCGCGGTACCGCGACGAGCAGGGCGCCGCATGA
- a CDS encoding lipase family protein, whose protein sequence is MANWRFRFGKRMKSAMQLGSLFLCVGCTHLSVDDCVEPGGKVLGEDVPRIRSSQVRMKLEDGRAGAARFAPYAAMAALAYEEAESCSTKKKKLSPVALEKLRNALEASTRGGARWQIDEAISPAGFCQDDLGFSYHVWSRKAGGKLDVVIAFRGTDNDSTDDWVYGNLYWVTRWFTKENQYGRAEDIARRVIEYFRVGPGRPTDGTDIRFSSAGHSLGGGLAQHILYALPEYIDQAYAFDSSPVTAHTDTDNRGRVVSACSCLQELGAEARIYRFYESYEILTHLRFIHKLFFAPDRHIQEVRFGYEASPNAISEHSMFDLALNLRADAEAEPKRPHVMPWYSGHGFKNGTSCTAVFEDAQRQSCAVPADSEHPCPK, encoded by the coding sequence ATGGCCAATTGGCGTTTTCGATTTGGCAAGCGGATGAAAAGCGCGATGCAGCTCGGCAGCTTGTTTCTGTGCGTAGGGTGCACACATTTGAGCGTCGACGATTGCGTTGAGCCGGGCGGCAAAGTTCTTGGTGAGGATGTGCCACGTATCCGCTCCTCTCAGGTGAGAATGAAGCTGGAGGACGGTCGTGCGGGCGCAGCTAGGTTTGCGCCCTATGCAGCAATGGCCGCACTTGCGTACGAAGAAGCTGAGTCTTGTTCTACCAAGAAAAAAAAGCTTTCGCCTGTGGCGCTAGAAAAGCTACGAAACGCACTTGAAGCGAGTACCCGCGGTGGCGCTCGCTGGCAAATCGATGAGGCAATCTCGCCAGCTGGCTTCTGTCAGGACGACCTCGGCTTCTCCTACCATGTCTGGTCCCGAAAGGCTGGTGGGAAGCTTGACGTCGTCATTGCCTTCAGAGGCACCGACAACGATAGCACTGACGATTGGGTCTACGGAAACCTATATTGGGTCACTCGTTGGTTCACGAAAGAAAATCAGTATGGCCGGGCAGAAGACATAGCCCGAAGAGTCATTGAATACTTTAGAGTTGGACCAGGTCGTCCGACTGACGGAACCGACATCCGGTTTAGCTCAGCGGGGCATTCGCTAGGGGGAGGATTGGCACAACATATCCTTTATGCGCTACCCGAATACATCGATCAAGCATACGCGTTCGACTCGAGCCCCGTCACCGCCCATACTGACACCGATAATCGCGGCCGCGTTGTATCTGCTTGCTCCTGCCTACAGGAGCTTGGCGCCGAAGCCAGAATCTATCGGTTCTACGAGTCGTATGAAATTTTGACGCATCTGCGCTTCATTCATAAGCTCTTCTTCGCCCCGGACCGCCACATCCAGGAAGTTCGGTTTGGCTATGAAGCTTCACCCAATGCGATATCGGAACATTCGATGTTCGATCTTGCTTTGAACCTTCGTGCCGATGCGGAAGCGGAACCCAAACGTCCCCACGTAATGCCGTGGTATTCTGGCCATGGCTTCAAGAATGGAACATCGTGTACGGCCGTCTTCGAAGATGCCCAACGACAAAGTTGTGCGGTTCCAGCCGACAGCGAGCATCCCTGCCCGAAGTGA
- a CDS encoding DEAD/DEAH box helicase, with amino-acid sequence MTAPDILVPHLTPGGHLLAVPEDAAPILADETRRRLGSSFALGAGHGLLHLGTAEIGRILPPAWAWWRDFAARYVTALCATPEGGEIAVATPAAKDFDAMIGDAPPMTGGEYLTPDVLGTLWGEIDAALYQELATANVSLQDFLKLRHPAWNLVGRVHFNLAENRKDPESPFAFLATYTSRLSAHGKAQHQPLSQALAEFSGVRSKAQLLSLLLPVQRAAEHCDWLREMVDTGEIYHPLRWTPLDAHRLLSDLSKLEAAGIVVRMPGVWQAGRPARPVVKASVGARPPSLLGKDALLDFSMEVSLDGECLSATEVRNLLKGADGLQLIRGRWVEVDKKKLSRLMKRFEAMEKAARSGLPLNEALRLLAGVSLDDSADPADRDWSQLVAGPWLADTLQELRQPEGLAQISPGPELKATLRPYQQAGVRWLYLLTRLGLGACLADDMGLGKTMQVLSLLLVLKRESAEARPSLLVAPASLLANWAAEAERFAPGLRLLIAHPSVMPAAELRALDPARLADIDLVITSFGSLLRQPVLAAFQWRVAIVDEAQAIKNPGAKQTRQVKQLQAQSRIALTGTPVENRLSDLWSIFDFTHPGLLGSDKVFADFTRRLAKAEHFGPLRTLVRPYILRRLKTDKRIIDDLPDKTELKAWCHLSPSQAALYQRAVKELAAALEDAEGIGRKGVVLSYLMRFKQICNHPSQWLGDAAWKAEDSGKFARLRQLAEVIAAKQEKVLVFTQFRETTEPLAAFLGSVFGREGLVLHGGTPVAKRRELVKRFQEDELTPFFVLSLKAGGAGLNLTAASHVIHYDRWWNPAVENQATDRAFRIGQRRNVLVHKFICRGTIEDRIDQLIEAKQQLVKDVLEGGAELLLTEMSNRELLDLVKLDVYAAQEN; translated from the coding sequence GTGACTGCTCCCGACATTCTTGTGCCACACCTGACGCCCGGCGGGCACCTACTTGCAGTGCCGGAGGACGCCGCGCCAATCTTGGCAGATGAAACGCGACGGCGGCTTGGGAGTTCTTTTGCGCTTGGCGCGGGACATGGCCTGCTGCACCTGGGAACGGCCGAAATCGGCCGCATTTTGCCCCCTGCATGGGCCTGGTGGCGTGATTTTGCGGCGCGCTATGTCACTGCTTTGTGCGCCACGCCCGAAGGCGGCGAGATCGCGGTCGCAACGCCTGCTGCCAAGGATTTCGATGCCATGATTGGCGATGCACCGCCGATGACGGGCGGCGAGTATCTGACGCCAGATGTGCTGGGCACGTTGTGGGGCGAGATCGATGCTGCCTTGTACCAGGAACTGGCGACCGCAAACGTCTCGCTTCAGGATTTCCTCAAGCTGCGTCACCCGGCCTGGAATCTCGTCGGCCGCGTGCATTTCAACCTTGCTGAGAATCGCAAGGACCCGGAGTCACCGTTCGCCTTTCTTGCGACTTACACCTCGCGTCTGTCGGCCCATGGTAAAGCGCAACATCAGCCACTGTCGCAGGCCCTGGCGGAATTCTCGGGGGTCAGGAGCAAGGCGCAGCTCCTGTCATTACTGCTGCCGGTGCAGCGCGCCGCGGAACACTGCGATTGGCTTCGCGAAATGGTGGATACCGGCGAGATATATCATCCGCTGCGCTGGACGCCGCTCGATGCCCATCGCCTGCTCTCGGACCTGTCCAAACTCGAAGCTGCCGGGATTGTCGTACGCATGCCAGGCGTCTGGCAGGCGGGCCGCCCTGCTCGTCCCGTTGTGAAAGCCAGCGTCGGAGCACGGCCGCCCTCGCTCTTGGGCAAAGACGCGTTGCTGGACTTTAGCATGGAGGTTTCGCTCGATGGCGAGTGTCTCAGCGCCACCGAGGTCAGGAATCTGCTCAAAGGCGCCGACGGCTTGCAGCTCATCCGTGGTCGCTGGGTCGAGGTGGACAAGAAAAAGCTCAGTCGCCTCATGAAGCGATTCGAGGCCATGGAAAAGGCGGCGCGAAGCGGTCTGCCTCTTAATGAGGCTCTACGCCTTCTGGCGGGGGTTTCGCTCGACGACAGTGCCGACCCCGCTGACCGCGACTGGTCGCAGCTTGTTGCAGGACCCTGGCTGGCCGACACCCTGCAGGAGTTGCGTCAGCCGGAGGGGTTGGCGCAGATCAGCCCGGGACCGGAACTGAAGGCCACCCTGCGGCCCTACCAACAGGCTGGCGTGCGGTGGTTGTACCTGCTCACCCGGCTCGGTTTGGGCGCTTGCCTGGCGGATGATATGGGCCTGGGCAAGACCATGCAGGTACTCTCGCTTCTCCTCGTGCTGAAGCGAGAAAGTGCCGAGGCGCGGCCCAGTCTGCTGGTCGCCCCTGCATCGCTGCTGGCCAACTGGGCGGCAGAGGCTGAGCGCTTTGCCCCCGGCTTGCGCCTACTGATTGCCCACCCGTCGGTCATGCCGGCGGCCGAATTGCGTGCGCTGGACCCGGCGCGACTTGCGGACATCGATCTCGTCATCACCAGCTTTGGCTCGCTTCTTCGCCAGCCGGTACTGGCGGCCTTCCAATGGCGCGTTGCCATTGTCGACGAAGCACAGGCGATAAAAAATCCGGGCGCCAAGCAAACGCGACAGGTCAAGCAGCTCCAGGCACAATCGCGCATTGCGCTGACCGGCACTCCTGTGGAAAACCGCCTGTCCGATCTGTGGTCCATATTCGATTTCACCCACCCCGGCTTACTGGGATCAGACAAAGTCTTTGCCGACTTTACCAGGCGGCTGGCGAAGGCCGAGCACTTCGGTCCGCTGCGAACGCTCGTGCGGCCCTACATCCTGCGCCGTCTGAAGACCGACAAGCGGATCATCGACGATCTTCCGGACAAGACCGAGCTCAAGGCCTGGTGCCACTTGAGCCCGAGCCAGGCGGCACTGTATCAGCGTGCGGTGAAGGAGTTGGCGGCCGCGCTTGAAGATGCCGAAGGCATCGGTCGCAAGGGGGTCGTGCTGAGCTACCTGATGCGCTTCAAACAGATCTGCAACCATCCGTCGCAGTGGTTGGGCGACGCCGCCTGGAAGGCGGAAGACAGCGGCAAGTTCGCCCGCCTGCGCCAACTGGCCGAAGTCATTGCCGCCAAACAGGAAAAGGTGCTGGTATTCACCCAGTTCCGCGAGACCACTGAGCCGCTGGCGGCTTTTCTTGGTTCGGTCTTTGGCCGCGAAGGTCTGGTGCTTCATGGCGGCACCCCGGTAGCCAAGCGCCGCGAACTGGTGAAGCGATTCCAGGAAGATGAGCTGACCCCCTTCTTTGTGCTCTCACTCAAGGCCGGTGGGGCAGGTCTGAACCTTACCGCCGCGTCGCATGTGATCCATTACGACCGCTGGTGGAACCCGGCCGTGGAAAACCAGGCAACTGATCGTGCATTTCGTATCGGCCAGCGGAGGAACGTCCTGGTGCATAAGTTTATCTGCCGTGGCACGATCGAGGACCGTATCGACCAGTTGATTGAAGCGAAGCAGCAATTGGTGAAGGATGTGTTGGAAGGCGGCGCAGAACTCCTGCTTACCGAGATGAGCAATCGTGAATTGCTCGATCTCGTGAAGCTCGACGTTTATGCCGCGCAAGAAAACTGA